The genomic region CGTTCGCCGGGCCGATCGCCCGGGCGGCCGCCGCCAGCAGGAAGGCCGAGTCGGCGCCGCCGCTGAAGGCGACCACCAGACTCGGGTACGACGCCAGTCGCGCCATCAGGGCTTCCAGCCGCTGCTCCAGCACGTACGCGTCCAGCCAGGCCGGGAACTCGGTGAGGTCGTTCAGCACCACGTCGGCGCCGTACGCCCGCAGCTCGTCGGCCGTGAACGGCCCGGTGGCGACGCTGACCGCGACGGCTCCGGCGGCCCGGGCGCCGTCGATGTCGGCGGTGTGGTCGCCGACGTAGATGGTCGCGTGGTGCTCGCGCAGCGCGGTGCCCTTCTCGACGCCGTGCAGGTCACCGACCGGCTCGTCGACGTCGAGGCCGAGGTGGTCCAGATGCAGCTTCACGCTCGGCGTGTACTTGGCCGACACCACCACGGTCCGCCCGCGCAGCGCCCGGACGGCGGCCAGCGACTCGGCCACGCCGGGCAGCGGCAGGCTGCCGGTGATCGCGTGCGCGGGGTAGTGCTCGCGGTACCGCGCGACCATCGCGTCGACCTGGTCGGCGGGGAACCAGTTCGCCATCTCCCAGGTCAGCGGCGGCCCGAGCCGGCTCACCACCAGGTCGGTGTCGATCGGCACCCCGGTCTCGGCGACGAGCAGGTCCCAGACCGCCTGGATGCCCGGCCGGGAGTCGATCAGCGTCATGTCCAGGTCGAACCCGACCACGAGCTCCGGCACGTCGGTGGCAGCGGGACTGGGCTGGATCTCGGCGGTTGACACGTCCCCAACCCTACGTCCTCGGCTGCCGGTGAGGCTCGCCCGTCTGGCTCCGGGTTGACACTTGCGGGTATCTGATCCGACTCCTTGACATCGTTCGCCGATATGTAAACCATGCTGGTCATGGAGAGCTTCAGCGAGCGGACGAAGCGCAGACTGCGCGAGGAGCTGCTCGACGCGGCGTACGACGCCCTGGTGGGCGGCGGGTACGACGCGCTCCGGATGGCCGAGGTGGCACGCCGGACCGGCGTCTCCCGGCAGACGGTCTACAACGAGTTCGGGGACAAGTGGGGTCTGCTGCAGGCCGTCGCGGTGCGGGAGACCGAGCGGTTCCTGGTGGACGTCAACGCCGCGCTCGCCGAGCACGCCGAGCCGATCGCCGGTCTGCAGGCCGCGGTGGAGCGCGCGCTGACGCTGGCCGCGGACAACCCGCTGGTGAAGGCCGCGCTCGGCCAGCCTGGTTCGGACCAGGCCAGTCAGCTACTCACCACCCGGGGCCAGCAGGTGCTGGAGCTGAGCCATCAGCGGCTGGACGCGTACGTCCGCGAGCAGTGGCCGGAGGTGCCGGCCGAGGACGCCACCACCTGCGTCGACATCGCGCTGCGCGTCGTTCTGAGCCACATCGTCAACCCCGGCGCCGCGCCCGCGGTCGTCGGAGCCCAGGTCGCCCAGGTGCTGGGCCCGTTCCTCAGTTCAGCGCGAGACAGCAGGAGGCAGCCATGACCACGGTCGCGAATCCCTTGCACCGCCAAGGTTTCAGCTCGCTGCGGGCCGGCGGGTTCCACTGGGACGCTCTGCCGTTGCGGCTGTTCGACAAGGGCAACCGCAAGTTCTGGAACCCGCGCGACCTCGACTTCAGCCAGGACGCCGAGGACTGGCAGCGGCTGACGCCGAACGAGAAGGACAACGCGATGATGCTGTGCGCGCAGTTCATCGCCGGCGAAGAGGCGGTCACCGAGGACCTGCAGCCGTTCCTGCAGGCGATGGCTGCCGAGGGCCGGTTCGGCGACGAGATGTACCTGACCCAGTTCTGCTTCGAGGAGGCCAAGCACACCGCGGTCTTCCGGCTCTGGCTGGACGCGGTCGGCGTCACCGAGGACCTGCACCGGTACGTCGAGAACAACCCGGGCTACCGCGCGATCTTCTACGAGGCTCTGCCGGTCGCGCTGAAGTCGCTCGCCGACGACCCGTCGCCGGCCAACCAGGTCCGGGCCTCGGTCACCTACAACCACGTGGTCGAGGGCACCTTGGCGTTGACCGGCTACCACGCCTGGAACCTGCTCTGCACCGGACGCAGGATCCTGCCCGGCATGCAGGAACTGATCCGCCACATCGGCGACGACGAGCGCCGGCACATGGCCTGGGGCACGTTCACCTGCCGCCGGCACGTCGCCGCCGACGCGGCCAACTGGAAGGTCGTCACCGACACGATGGAGGATCTGCTGCCGCACGCCCTGGTGCAGATCCAGTGGGCGATGGAGAACTCCCCCGAACTACCGCCCGAGATCGACCCCACCGCCCTGATGACGTACGCCGGTGACCGCGCCACCCGCCGGCTCGGCGCGATCGAGTCCGCCCTCGGCGCCGACGTGGCCGGCATCGACCTGGACTACTCCCCCGAGAAGCTCGAGGACGACTTCGGCGCCGAGGACTCCGCCGCCCTGGCCGCCGTCCGCTGATCCCAGCAGAACCGTGCGCTATGCCTCCAGCTTTTTCGGGCGCTGGGTGAGCAGGACGGCGAGGGCGGTGAGGGCGAGCAGGCCGGTGAGGTACGGGACCGCGTCGGTGCCCAGGTGGTCGACGACGCGGCCGCCGGTGAAGGCGCCGAGGGCGATGGCGGCGTTGAAGACTCCGACCAGGAGGGCCGACGACGCCTCGGGGGCCTGCGGGGCCGCCGCGTGGTTCCAGGCCTGCGTGGTGACCGAGACGCCGCCGTACCCGAAGCCCCAGATCAGCAGCAGCACAACGGCTCCGGCGACCGTTGTGCCGACCAAAGGAAGGGCCGGCACGGCTGCTGCGAGCAGTGCGGCGATCACGACCAGCATGACGCGGAACGACCTGGCCGAGCCCGCCACGAAGTTCCCGGCGACGCCGGCGACGCCGTACGCGAGCAGGAGCGTGCTGATCAGCGACGGACCGATGCTCGCGAGGTGCTCCAGCATCGGGCGGACATAGGTGTACGCCGAGAAGTGCGCGGTGACGAGCAGCGCGACCAGGAGCAGGCCCACCCGGACCTGCTTGATCTTGAGGACCGACCCGACGTCGGCGAGGCGGACGGGGGCTGCGGCCGGAAGTGCCGGGAGCAGCAGCGCGAGAGCGACCGCCAGCACGACCGAGAGCACGCCGATCGAGCCGAAGGCCCAGCGCCAGCCGGCCAGCTCACCGACGGACGTGCCGGCCGGGATGCCGAGGACCGAGGCGATCGCGATGCCGCTGAAGATCAGCGCGGTCGCCGGGCCGACGGAGTCCCGCGGGACCAGGCGCGGAGCCAGTCCGACGGTCAGCAGCCAGACGCCGCCCATCGCGATGCCGGTGAGAATCCGGGCGACAACCAGTACGCCGAAGCTCGGTGACCACGCGGCGAGCGCGCTGGCGACGGCGAGCAGCAGCATCAGGCCGACCAGAACGGTTCGACGGTCCAGCTTGCCGAGGACCAGCGGCAGGACGGGCGCCGACACCGCCGCGACCAAGCCGGTGACGGTGAGACTGAGCCCGGCCGTTCCTTCGCTGACGGCGAGCGCCGTACCCATCGGTGTCAGCAGACCGACCGGCAGCATCTCGGCGGTGACCACCGTGAACACGGTGACGGCCATCGTGATCGCGGCGACCCAGCCCTGGATGGCGGTTCTGCCGGGGGCCGCAGCGACGCAGGTGCTTGTCATGGTTCCAGCCAACGGGACCCGCTCGACGCGAACAACGACGATGTGCTCATCCTTGGATGAGCTGAGCTCATCGATCGGGGAGGTCACCATCAGTCTGGAGATCCGGGAGCTGGAGTGCTTCCTGGTCCTCGCCGAGGAACTGCACTTCGGGCGCACCGCGGAACGGCTCTACCTGTCGCAGAGCAGGGTGAGCCAGCTGCTGCGTTCGCTGGAGCACCGGATCGGCGGGCGACTGGTCGAGCGGACGAGTCGCCGCGTCGCGCTGACCCCGCTGGGCAAGGAGTTCCTGGACTCACTGCGCCCGGCGTACGCCGCGCTGGAGCGGGTGGTCGCGCACACCCGGCAAGTGGCCCTCGGCATCGGCGGAACGTTGCGGATCGGCTTCCAGGGAACGGCGAACGACTACATCCTGGCGGCGGTGGCGGTGTTCCAGGGGCAGCACCCGGAGTGTCTGATCGAGGTGACCGAGCTGCCGCTGAACGATCCGTTCGGGGCGTTGCGGCGCGGGGAGGTGGACGCGGCCGTCGTGCTGCTGCCGGTGGCCGAGCACGATCTCCTGCTCGGGCCGACGTTCTCCGTGCAGCCGCCGGCGCTGACCGTCTCCACCAAGCATCCGCTCGCTCAGCGCACTGTGCTGGACGCCGAGGATCTCGCCGGCACCGTGCTGATCTCGGTCGCGCCACCCGCGCCCGGCTACTGGCGGCAGGCGCAAGCACCCACCCAGACGCCGTCCGGCGCGCTCATCCACCGAGGGCCGGAGGTCCGCACGCTGCAGGAAGGTCTCTCGTTGATCGCAGCCGGCCGCGGCGGCATGCTGCTGTGCCGGCCGACCGCCGAGCTGAACCAGCGCGCCGACATCGTGCACGTCCCGGTCACCGGACTGCCCGACTCCGCGCTCGGCCTGGTCTGGCGCCGCGGCGAGCACACCCCGTGGCTGAAGGCCTTCGCCGCCGCCTTGATCAGCTGACCGTTCGCTTTGTCGACATATCGCTTGCCTCTCACAACCTTCAGCGACCACGCCACACCGAATGCGAACGGTTGTTCGGATGCCGGGAAACGGGATGTGGACGGCAAGCAAGGTCATGACTAACTCTGCGTCATCGGCCGTCGCGCAGCGTGGTGAGACACCTAGGCTTGGACCGAGAGGTGTGAGGCCATGGGCTGGTCCGTCGAACGGCATGCCCGCAGCGAGCGTCCGCCCGGGCGTACGGCCGAGGCGGCACAGCGGACCGCTGCGGTGCGCGAGCGTGTCCGGGAACTGCAGGGCGTGCTGGCCGAGACACTGGCCGCCGACGTGGGCGGAACGGACCTGCAGTCGTTGAAGCGGGCGCCCCGCCGAGCACCGCCGCTCATGGCGGAGACCGACCTGCGGCCACATCCAGGGCCGCTGTGGGCGGCGTTCCGGCCTGCTCCGCCAGGGCCGTTCGCGACCTGGGTCGGTGGGCATCGGCGGTACGCCCGGCGGTTGCGCGACGCCGAGGACAGGTTCGCCGAGGCGATCGAGCGGCACCGGCTGGCCGAGGAGGCCCGGCAGCTCCGGGTCGCCCGGGCGGCCAAGGAGCAGGCGGACCAGCAGCGCCGGCTCGACGAGGCCACGGCGGAGCTGCACGCCCGGATCGACGACTACGAGCGGAGCGTGCGGTCCGGGGACCGGCGCGCGGTGAGCCGGTACTTCCAGAAGGCGCTGGACCGCGTCTCGGAGCCGGCCGACTTCCCCCGCCGCCGCAGAGTCGGGTACGTGCCCGAGTCGACGCTGCTGGCGGTGGAGTGGGACCTTCCGGACGTCACGGTGGTGCCCGCCGAGTCGTCGTACCGGTACGAGCAGCGAGACCTGGTGGTCGGCGTACCGCGGCCGGAGAAGGAGATCCGGCTGCTCTACCAGCAACTGGTCGCGCAGTGCGCCCTGCGCGCGTTGCACCTGGTCTTCGGCAACGACCGGTACGGCGTGGTCGACACCGTCGTCTTCAACGGGATGGTCGAGTCCGTCGATCTGGCCACCGGGCGGACGGTCCGGCCGTGCCTCATCACGCTGCGTGCGACGCGGGAGCAGTTCACCGCGCTGGTGCTGGATCAGCTCGACCCGGTCGCCTGCGTGCGGCACTACTTCGGAGCGGAGGTGTCCCGCCACCCGGAGGAGCTGCAGCCGGTCGAGCCCGTGCTGGAGTTCGACCTGGCCGATCCGCGCACCATCGAGCCGGTCGACGTCGTCAGCGAGCTCGACACCCGGCCGAACCTGCTGGAGCTGACCCCGGACGAGTTCGAGCAGCTCGTGCACAACCTGCTCACCCGGATGGGCCTGGAGACTCGGCTGTTCCGCAGCGGGAACGACGGCGGCATCGACTGTGTGGCGTACGACCGGCGACCGATCACCGGCGGCAAGTTCGTCGTCCAGGCCAAGCTGTACACCCGCACCGTGCCGCCGAGCGCCGTACGGGACCTGTTCGGCACGGTGGTCGACGCCGGGGCCACGAAGGGCATCCTGATCACCACGAGCGGCTTCGGCCCGTCCAGCTACCAGTTCGCGAACGGCAAGCCGCTGCAACTGATCGATGGCACCGGCCTGCTCGCGCTGTGCCATCAGCACGACATCCCGGCCCGCATCGTCCCCCGCGCCGGCTGACCGGCAGCTGCCGGTGCGAAAGGTGTCTCGAACACTCTGGCGACCTGATGTGCGCCCGGTGGAGTGTCAGACTGGCCGTCATGGAATCTGGGATCACCGTTACCGGGACCGGGCAGGCCACCGCGCCGGCCGATCTGCTGCGTCTGACGCTGAGTGTCGGGCAGGACGCGTCCGACGTCGCCATCGCGGTCGCGCAGGTCGCTGAGCGCACTGAGGCGGTCACCGCGGCGCTGCACGGTGAGGGGGTCGCCGCGGCGGACATCTACACCAGCGCGGTGTCCGTGCACCCGCAGTACGGCGACTCGATGGCGGTGGCGGGCTATCGCGCGTCGCACTCGATGACGGTGACCACCCGGGACCTGACCGGCTTCGGGCGGCTGCTGAACGCCGCCGTGGCCGCGGCCGGCAACAGCCTCGGGCTGGACTTCCTGCAGTTCGACGTGTCGGACAAGGCGGTACTGGTGGACCAGGCCCGCGAGCTGGCGTTCCAGCAGGCGCGGCAGAAGGCCGACCAGCTGGCCGCGCTGACCGGCCAGTCGATCGGCTCGATCGCGGCGGTCGCCGAGACGCAGGGCGCCGTGCCGCTGCGGGCGATGAAGGCGGAGAGCGCGCGCGGCGGTTTCGCGGCCGATCTGGCGGTCACGCCGGGCGAGCAGACCGTCGACGTGTCGGTCGAGGTCCGCTGGAACTGGTCCTGACCGGCACCAGGGGGAGACACGCCCTGACCCGACCAGCTTCGGCAACACTCCGGCGAGGCATTTGTCGCCCGCGTCGGCCAGACTGCTGCCATGTACGCACCGGCGCCGCTTCGTCGTCAGCTGAACCGTTCGGGCTTGCTGCTGCTCGGTCCTGCCTTCGTGGCGGCGGTGGCGTACGTCGATCCGGGCAACTTCGCGACCAACATCGCGGCCGGCGCGACGTACGGGTACCTGCTGTGCTGGGTCGTCGTCGGCGCCAACCTGATGGCCGTGCTGGTGCAGTACCTGGCCGCCAAGGCGAGCATCGCGACCGGCCGGACGCTGCCGCAGCTGTGCCGGGACCACTTCCGCAAGAACACCTCCCGCGGGCTGTGGGCGCAGGCGGAGCTGGTCGCGATCGCGACCGACCTGGCCGAGGTGGTCGGTGGGGCGATCGCGCTGAACCTGCTGTTCGGGATCCCGCTGCTGCTCGGTGGCGTGATCACCGGCGCCGTGTCGTTCGCGCTGCTGATCTACCAGTCCAAGCGCGGGCAGCGACCGTTCGAGGCGGCGATCATCGGGCTGCTGGCCGTCGTCCTGGTCGGGTTCGTGGTGTCGACGATCCAGGCGCAGCCGTCGGCGTCCGGCGTCGTCGGCGGGCTGGTGCCGCGGCTGGACGGGACGGACTCGCTGGTGCTGGCCGCCGGCATGCTGGGGGCGACGGTGATGCCGCACGCGATCTGGCTGCACGGCGCCCTGGTCACCGACCGGCACTGGAAAACCATCCGCTCGACCGCCGGCAAGCAGCGCGTACTGCGGGCCACCCGGATCGATGTCGCGGTGGCCATGGCCCTGGCCGGCGCGGTGAACCTGGCCATGGTGGTCGTGGCCGCGGCCGCGCTGACCGGCGCCGGGGCGGAGTCGCTGGACTCGGCGCACGCGGCGATCGGTGACCGGCTCGGGCAGCTGCCTGCGCTGCTGTTCGCCCTGGCGCTGCTGGCCAGCGGCTTCGCCTCGTCGTCGGTCGGGACCTACGCGGGCTCGGTCATCCTGGAGGGGTTCTGGCAGCGGCACGTGCCGCTCGCCGTCCGGCGGCTGATCACGCTGCTGCCGGCCCTGCTGATCCTGGCCATCGGCATCGACCCGAGCCGCGCGCTGGTGGTGTCGCAGGTGGTGCTCAGCTTCGGCATCCCGTGCGCGTTGTGGCCGCTGGTCAAGTTGACCGCAACACGGCGCATCATGGGCAGCCTTGTCAACCGGTTGCCGACTACTCTCGCCGCATGCCTGGTAGCCACCGCCGTCTCGGTCCTCAACGTCGTGCTCATCGTGCTGACGCTGCGAGGATGACATGACCGCGTCGTTCGTGGTCAGTGACGTGCACGGCCACCCGGAGAAGCTGACCGCGTCGCTGCAGCAGGCCGGCCTGATCGACGCCGAGGGCAACTGGTCCGGGCGGGACGCCCGGCTCTGGGTGCTCGGCGACTTCTTCGACCGCGGACCGGACGGCATCGGCGCGCTGCGGCTGGTCCGGCGGTTGACCGAGCAGGCGGCGGAGGGCACCGGTGAGGTCAGGACCCTGCTCGGCAACCACGAGATCCTCGCGCTCGGCATGCGCAAGTTCGGCGACACCCCGGTCCCGCACGACGGCGTCACCCTGCGCAGCTTCGAGCGCAGCTGGGCGCTGAACGGCGGCATCGAGCGCGACCAGGAGCTGCTCACCGACGACGACATCGCCTGGTTGATCGACCAGCCGATGCTCGGCCTGGACGCCGGCCACCTGCTGATGCACTCCGACACCGCCGAGTACGCCGAGTGGGGCAGCACGATCGACGAGATCAACGCGGCCGCCCGCGCCGACCTGCACAGCGACGACATCACCGTCTGGTGGGAGATCTGGCGCCGGATGACGTCGCGCTACGCCTTCCGCGGCCCGGACGGCCCGGCCATCGCGAACGCCCTGCTCGAGCACCTCGGCGGCCGCCGCATCGTGCACGGCCACAGCATCGTCGCCGACCAGCTCGGCATCGACCCGGCCTGGGTGACCGGCCCACTGCTGTACTGCGACGACCTGGTGCTCGGCATCGACGCCGGCACCTTCGACGGCGGCCCGTCGCTGCTGGTCGAGCTCGAACCCCGCTGACGGGGAATGAAACGGACCCTCCGCGCGGTTGGGCGTTGAAGGACGATCGTCTGCGGAGTGGAGACTGAACATGCCAGACAAGCCGGTCAAGATCCCCGGTCCCGACCACCCGATCTCGGTGCGGAAGAACCCCGACCGGGTGGTGGTGAAGGTCGGTGGCCAGGTGGTCGCCGACACCCGCGACGCGCTGTCGCTGCAGGAGGCGAACTACCCGGCGGCGCAGTACGTCCCGCGCAAGGACGTCGACCTGTCGCTGCTGGAGCGCACCGACCACACGACGTACTGCCCGTACAAGGGCGACGCGTCGTACTTCAGCCTCCGGCCGGCCGGTGAGGCGGGCGTGAACGCGGTCTGGACCTACGAGGCGCCGTACGACTCGGTCGCGGACATCAAGGACCACGTGGCGTTCTACCCGGACCGGGTCGAGCTGGAGATCATCGCCGACTGACCTCGCCGGGCGGCGCACCCCGGTGCGCCGCCCGAGGCGGTCAGGACCGGAGGAAGTCGCGCAGCACGGGCGCGAGCACCTCCGGCGGTACGACGTGGTCCTGGCCGTCGAGCTCGACGTACTGGCCGGCCGGCAGCGCCTTCGCGACCAGGCGGGCCGCGTCGACCATGAAGGCCGGGCTCGCCGAGCCGCAGACCGCCAGCGCGGGTTGCGTCACCTTGCCGAGCGTGCCGAACGGGACGGTGCCGCCCGGCGCGCTGTCCATCACGGCGAAGTCGTAGCGCAGCGTCGGCGCCAGCTCGGCGACACCCGGCTCGGCCGCCCACTGCCGCGCCGCGTCGTCGGGCATGCCCGCCAGCTGCAGGAACGTGGCGACGGCGTCCACCAAACGGCCGTCGGCGAGGTGCCGCAGGACGACCTCGGCACCGGCGTCCGACTCCTTCTGCGCCGCCGGATCGTCCGGCCCGTACGGCGGCTCGTGCAGCACCACCTTCGTGAACGGCAGGCCCGTCGCGGCCGCCTCCACCAGCAGCGCTGCGCCGGACGAGTGCCCGTACGCCGCTGCCGTCCCGCCGAGGGCCGTGATCAGCGCGCCGAGGTCCTCGACCTCGCGGGCGACGGCGTACGGGCTGGTGTCGCCGCTGTCGCCGCGGCCGCGCCGGTCGTACGAGACGACCGTGAAGTCGGCTTCCAGCGCCGTCGCGAGCGGACGGGTGGCACCGCGGTCGCAGAGGGCCCCGCCGATCAGGATCAGCGGCTGCCCACTGCCGGACTGTTCGTAGGCGATCTGCGTGCCGTCGGCCGACCTGACCTTGTCCATCGTCGTCCTCCCTTGCCGGCCCCTCGGACGGGGGCATCGGAGGGGACGTCGGAGCCGCCGGACGGGACTCGACACTGGCGACCTATTGGGTTGTGGGCGTACCGAGCGGACTGGTTCACTGCCGTCGATGTCTCAGCTCACGCGCGTCGACGAGTACCTGCACACCGTTCCACTCTCCGGCGCCACCGGGCAGCAGATCGGGCCGTTCACCCTGTTCCGGTCCACCACGGTCTGGCCGTACTACGCCCGGCCGGTGCCTGGTTCGGGTGCCACGATCGAGCCGGCCGACGTGGAGCGCGTTCGCGAGCGCTGCCAGGAGCTGGATCTCCCGCTGAACTTCGAATGGGTCGTCGAGACCTGTCCGTCGCTTGGCCCGGCTGCGGCGGCCGCGGGTCTGCAGGTCACGGAGTACCCGCTGCTGGTGCTGGAGCGCGAAGACTTCAAGCGGGTGATCACCGCCGCCCGCTGCGAGATCCTGCCGGCGGACGAAGACCTGCTGCGGCAGGCCCGGGCGGTGGCCGCCGTCGGCTTCGGCGACCCGGGGACCGAGATCGGGTCCGGCGGACCCGCGGAGCGGGACGCCCAGCTCGGGGACGTGTCGGCGGAGATGGCGCAGGCCCTGCTTGACCGGGCCAACGCTGGCGTCTCCGTCACCGCAGCGGCCTTCGGCGACGACGGCATGCTCGCCTCCGGGGTGCACCAGCCGGTCGGCTCGGTGACCGAGGTCGTCGGCGTCGCCACGCTCCCGTCGGCCCGCCGGCAGGGCCTCGGGGCGGCCGTCACCAGCTGCCTGGTCGAGCACGCCCTGGCGAACGGCGTCGAGCTGATCCTGCTGTCCGCCCAGAACGACGCGGTCGCCGCCGTCTACGAACGAGTCGGCTTCCACCGCATCGGCCACGCCGGCGCAGCCGAGTGACGTCGCGCTCTCCGACAGGCAGTCGCGCCCCAGAGGCCGACGGTCCCGGTGCGAAGGTCGGCCGACCTGACTCGAACCTGGTCGTACTGCGCGGCAACTCCGGCTCCGGCAAGTCGACAACCGCCCGCGAGCTGCGCGCCCGGCTCGGCCAGGGCACGGCCTTGATCGGCCAGGACCCGATCCGCCGCGTCCTGCTCTGGGAGAAGGACCACCCCGGCGCCGTCAACATCGGCCTGATCGACACCACTGCGCGGTACTGCCTGGAGCACGGGTACGACGTGGTGCTCGAAGGCATCTTCTCCGCCGACCGGTACGGCGACATGCTGCGTGCCCTCACCGCCGACCACCGGGGCGCGACCCGGCACTACTACTACGACATCCCGTTCGAGCACACGGTCGTGCGGCACGCGAACCGGTCGTGGGCGGCCAACGTGCCGATCGAGTCGCTGCGCGAGTGGTACGAGCCGCGCGACCTGCTGGACGGCGTCGACCAGCACGTCTTCGACGAGCACGACGACCTCCCCCACGTACTCGCCCGAATCCTCACCGATCTGGGGCTGCCGGCGGACCTGGC from Kribbella flavida DSM 17836 harbors:
- the larE gene encoding ATP-dependent sacrificial sulfur transferase LarE, which encodes MSTAEIQPSPAATDVPELVVGFDLDMTLIDSRPGIQAVWDLLVAETGVPIDTDLVVSRLGPPLTWEMANWFPADQVDAMVARYREHYPAHAITGSLPLPGVAESLAAVRALRGRTVVVSAKYTPSVKLHLDHLGLDVDEPVGDLHGVEKGTALREHHATIYVGDHTADIDGARAAGAVAVSVATGPFTADELRAYGADVVLNDLTEFPAWLDAYVLEQRLEALMARLASYPSLVVAFSGGADSAFLLAAAARAIGPANVVAATAVSPSLPVAELEPAARFADGLGVRHVTPHTHEMDREGYQANAGDRCYFCKAELVETLQPIADEFGIAAIATGTNADDAIAGFRPGIRAAFERGAITPLRDARLTKAQIREASRSWGLETSDKPAAACLSSRIAYGIRITPHLLARVDRAEQAVRAHLTPYGVQNVRVRDLGESASIEIDAELLGTVDTAALVQLVRAQGFTAAAVDPRGFRSGSMNERLKEPEKYR
- a CDS encoding TetR/AcrR family transcriptional regulator; translated protein: MESFSERTKRRLREELLDAAYDALVGGGYDALRMAEVARRTGVSRQTVYNEFGDKWGLLQAVAVRETERFLVDVNAALAEHAEPIAGLQAAVERALTLAADNPLVKAALGQPGSDQASQLLTTRGQQVLELSHQRLDAYVREQWPEVPAEDATTCVDIALRVVLSHIVNPGAAPAVVGAQVAQVLGPFLSSARDSRRQP
- a CDS encoding R2-like ligand-binding oxidase translates to MTTVANPLHRQGFSSLRAGGFHWDALPLRLFDKGNRKFWNPRDLDFSQDAEDWQRLTPNEKDNAMMLCAQFIAGEEAVTEDLQPFLQAMAAEGRFGDEMYLTQFCFEEAKHTAVFRLWLDAVGVTEDLHRYVENNPGYRAIFYEALPVALKSLADDPSPANQVRASVTYNHVVEGTLALTGYHAWNLLCTGRRILPGMQELIRHIGDDERRHMAWGTFTCRRHVAADAANWKVVTDTMEDLLPHALVQIQWAMENSPELPPEIDPTALMTYAGDRATRRLGAIESALGADVAGIDLDYSPEKLEDDFGAEDSAALAAVR
- a CDS encoding MFS transporter, whose amino-acid sequence is MTSTCVAAAPGRTAIQGWVAAITMAVTVFTVVTAEMLPVGLLTPMGTALAVSEGTAGLSLTVTGLVAAVSAPVLPLVLGKLDRRTVLVGLMLLLAVASALAAWSPSFGVLVVARILTGIAMGGVWLLTVGLAPRLVPRDSVGPATALIFSGIAIASVLGIPAGTSVGELAGWRWAFGSIGVLSVVLAVALALLLPALPAAAPVRLADVGSVLKIKQVRVGLLLVALLVTAHFSAYTYVRPMLEHLASIGPSLISTLLLAYGVAGVAGNFVAGSARSFRVMLVVIAALLAAAVPALPLVGTTVAGAVVLLLIWGFGYGGVSVTTQAWNHAAAPQAPEASSALLVGVFNAAIALGAFTGGRVVDHLGTDAVPYLTGLLALTALAVLLTQRPKKLEA
- a CDS encoding LysR family transcriptional regulator, whose protein sequence is MDELSSSIGEVTISLEIRELECFLVLAEELHFGRTAERLYLSQSRVSQLLRSLEHRIGGRLVERTSRRVALTPLGKEFLDSLRPAYAALERVVAHTRQVALGIGGTLRIGFQGTANDYILAAVAVFQGQHPECLIEVTELPLNDPFGALRRGEVDAAVVLLPVAEHDLLLGPTFSVQPPALTVSTKHPLAQRTVLDAEDLAGTVLISVAPPAPGYWRQAQAPTQTPSGALIHRGPEVRTLQEGLSLIAAGRGGMLLCRPTAELNQRADIVHVPVTGLPDSALGLVWRRGEHTPWLKAFAAALIS
- a CDS encoding restriction endonuclease produces the protein MGWSVERHARSERPPGRTAEAAQRTAAVRERVRELQGVLAETLAADVGGTDLQSLKRAPRRAPPLMAETDLRPHPGPLWAAFRPAPPGPFATWVGGHRRYARRLRDAEDRFAEAIERHRLAEEARQLRVARAAKEQADQQRRLDEATAELHARIDDYERSVRSGDRRAVSRYFQKALDRVSEPADFPRRRRVGYVPESTLLAVEWDLPDVTVVPAESSYRYEQRDLVVGVPRPEKEIRLLYQQLVAQCALRALHLVFGNDRYGVVDTVVFNGMVESVDLATGRTVRPCLITLRATREQFTALVLDQLDPVACVRHYFGAEVSRHPEELQPVEPVLEFDLADPRTIEPVDVVSELDTRPNLLELTPDEFEQLVHNLLTRMGLETRLFRSGNDGGIDCVAYDRRPITGGKFVVQAKLYTRTVPPSAVRDLFGTVVDAGATKGILITTSGFGPSSYQFANGKPLQLIDGTGLLALCHQHDIPARIVPRAG
- a CDS encoding SIMPL domain-containing protein produces the protein MESGITVTGTGQATAPADLLRLTLSVGQDASDVAIAVAQVAERTEAVTAALHGEGVAAADIYTSAVSVHPQYGDSMAVAGYRASHSMTVTTRDLTGFGRLLNAAVAAAGNSLGLDFLQFDVSDKAVLVDQARELAFQQARQKADQLAALTGQSIGSIAAVAETQGAVPLRAMKAESARGGFAADLAVTPGEQTVDVSVEVRWNWS
- a CDS encoding Nramp family divalent metal transporter, with amino-acid sequence MYAPAPLRRQLNRSGLLLLGPAFVAAVAYVDPGNFATNIAAGATYGYLLCWVVVGANLMAVLVQYLAAKASIATGRTLPQLCRDHFRKNTSRGLWAQAELVAIATDLAEVVGGAIALNLLFGIPLLLGGVITGAVSFALLIYQSKRGQRPFEAAIIGLLAVVLVGFVVSTIQAQPSASGVVGGLVPRLDGTDSLVLAAGMLGATVMPHAIWLHGALVTDRHWKTIRSTAGKQRVLRATRIDVAVAMALAGAVNLAMVVVAAAALTGAGAESLDSAHAAIGDRLGQLPALLFALALLASGFASSSVGTYAGSVILEGFWQRHVPLAVRRLITLLPALLILAIGIDPSRALVVSQVVLSFGIPCALWPLVKLTATRRIMGSLVNRLPTTLAACLVATAVSVLNVVLIVLTLRG
- a CDS encoding metallophosphoesterase, whose amino-acid sequence is MTASFVVSDVHGHPEKLTASLQQAGLIDAEGNWSGRDARLWVLGDFFDRGPDGIGALRLVRRLTEQAAEGTGEVRTLLGNHEILALGMRKFGDTPVPHDGVTLRSFERSWALNGGIERDQELLTDDDIAWLIDQPMLGLDAGHLLMHSDTAEYAEWGSTIDEINAAARADLHSDDITVWWEIWRRMTSRYAFRGPDGPAIANALLEHLGGRRIVHGHSIVADQLGIDPAWVTGPLLYCDDLVLGIDAGTFDGGPSLLVELEPR
- a CDS encoding DUF427 domain-containing protein, with protein sequence MPDKPVKIPGPDHPISVRKNPDRVVVKVGGQVVADTRDALSLQEANYPAAQYVPRKDVDLSLLERTDHTTYCPYKGDASYFSLRPAGEAGVNAVWTYEAPYDSVADIKDHVAFYPDRVELEIIAD
- a CDS encoding alpha/beta fold hydrolase; the encoded protein is MDKVRSADGTQIAYEQSGSGQPLILIGGALCDRGATRPLATALEADFTVVSYDRRGRGDSGDTSPYAVAREVEDLGALITALGGTAAAYGHSSGAALLVEAAATGLPFTKVVLHEPPYGPDDPAAQKESDAGAEVVLRHLADGRLVDAVATFLQLAGMPDDAARQWAAEPGVAELAPTLRYDFAVMDSAPGGTVPFGTLGKVTQPALAVCGSASPAFMVDAARLVAKALPAGQYVELDGQDHVVPPEVLAPVLRDFLRS